The DNA sequence tacacaatttttttgctgattttgaaaaataccattttttctaaataagggcccaaaaaataatttttaccctATAGCCCACTAcatttcagggccggccctgctgCCACAGCCACAACAACCATGCTGTTGCTGGTTTTTACACAACCCCAACTTGTAAACGACAGAGAGAAAGTGAGCAAAATGCCACCTCTTCCTCCCAAAACCCAAGTAATGACATGCCTGATTATGTATCCAGCTTCAAGCTTCTTATCCCATTAGGCCACCAGGCTACTAAAGGTTAGAGATAAATatggtttttctaatttttttaacaaaaatataacattaaataaactcatataaaagtaaaaataaaaaaaaaaatgaaaagtctataataccaaaatattatttaattataccataaaaaaaattaacttttaaattttttctctgTAATTTCTACTTATATAAATGTTAACTActtagaaaattattatttctcAAAAAATTTTATCCATTTATCTTAACCTGTGTTTGAAATTTGGACTATAaactaagtattttttaaatCCAAAATTCTGAGCCGCTTGAGCCTGTCCTAAGCCCGTGAGTTGAAATCTTGAGCTCTAAGAGCATCTCCGGTAAAATTTTTAAAGATGCTTGGTGAGGTAGACATATTATATGTGACAAAATATTGAGATATTATACCATTGGAGAGAAAATGATATCATTctagaaatttgcatatatggaTGCTATGTTGTAGCATTGATGTTattcattttttaataaaaaattaaagctaAAAAGTTATTGTAGTTAaaaattatgatatatataaaataataatgtgtgagatcataattaattatagcatTTTTAAAGAATGTTATACATTGGAGTGTTTCTAGAAGTAAGAGTaccaaaaataatgtgtaagagagataaaaaaatattatatttttagataatatttaaatttttagcaTCTTTAAATGATGCTACCATCAAGATGCTGTAAgtgtaaactaatataaaataccTGTGGTTGACCAACATGAGCCTTCACTAAGATTCTGGAGCctaaactcgagctttatagaACTTGGGTTTCTAACTATGAGCCTTAAAATAAAACATCTGGACTCTCAAGGCTAATTTCCACTTTGGTCCGTTTGGTGAGCACGTACATATGCATGGCTGATGCAACGTAGCCTTCATATAGTTGGTTGGTCCAAATACCTATCCTATAATCCTAGACTACACCTCTTGCCAAAGGTTAACTACGTACCATCACCATCACCACCTCCTCCTACAGTGGTTCTCCTCCATAATTAACTGCCAACTACTGTGGTTAATTTCCAAGCTCTCGGCAATGGCATTAGGACTTCGGTGTCAACCTTCCAATATCATATTATTTGGGGAAATGTACATAAAGTACTTCAAAtcggatttatttatttttttgtttatatatttttactgacatttttctctctctctctctctcttactttttttgtatgaattttttctcttacaagtttttcatttttttaagaaaaaacacTATGTAAAATGTAAACTTTTTGTCAATTTTTAAGTATaccttacaaaaatactggaatttgggataatttttataaaaatacttacacgaaaatcttttcaaaaatactatatttttataaaacaccagtaagacacaaagcagaacaactcaaaataacagtagaacaactaaaaacaccagtgaaaaacttaacacagtatactgcagtatgaaacttataaaaaatacagtaaaaaagtaaccgtctaatagtatttttgtaaaaaaatgacaaaagttagtatactgtGTAAAGATTCTCGGTCCCCTAAAGTTAGAAAGCAGGTTAGACTGCAATGTATGCCTATGGAATATAaaataggaataattacataagacactattttttgtaaaatatttacatttttacgttcaaagaatatttttttacatttttacggttttccaaaaaaaacacgaaaaacaacataaaatcaacaagaaaacaacataaaagtaacataaaatatttacatttttacgttcaaagaatatttttttacatttttacatttttgaTAGTTTTGATGCCTTTTACGACTTTTGTACCTCTTTTGGCTTTTGTGCCATTTTATGGCTTGTCCCTATTTGTTTAgggtaattttgtggtttggtCAATTGGCAAGAGAAGTGATTCTGCTCATGATTTCTATTTCAACGACTTGTTCTTTTTTGACAGATAAgtatttcaagtttaagtccttaTATTAAATATAGTTTTTTACTATTGTTATTTCACATTATCTTTTCATTATATTGTGTGGtaatagaattttattttgttattttgtaggtTATTTTGTGGAGGGCACCTACAATTACAGAGAATTACTGATAATCctaattttaaacttaatttgtttgatataatttttcaatatttttatattagggTGCTAATTtgttgttactagccaaagggtaataCCTTTGGCTAGTTATTCTTAGAAATTCTgttgattttttagtttttagtattGCTGAGAGTTAGAGTTATGAAGTGTGtgttaatttctaattttatatattattttattttgaagattgtcattctaatataactgtttttttttgttttggtgtTGCAATTTTTCAGTTTCGCCTTGCTGTAAAGACAACTAGTTAATAATGGGAAGGTGTTTCTTCGATGTGATGTGGTGCTGTTTGATgacgttatagctttattgtctaaatttccgggggcagttttgtcccatgtggctcgAGATGAGAATTTTGCAGCGCatggttggcaaagcatgcccttcggttagacaatgagctatcctggttcgaagAGGTGCCGTCACCGATTGTGGATTGCTGCTTTGATAATCTTGTGTGATTTTGATCAccgcgtcaaaaaaaaaaaataataacaaaaaataacatatatataacgaaaaattaacaataaatgaacaaaattttaacataaaaaggtcgtattttatgtaaataaaatcaaaaaaatcgtgaaaatattttaaattccgtgaaaccgtatttttgttgtgttttgtgcatttgtgaaattatccctataaaatagtccaattCATAATCCAATTTGGGATGGTTCAAGAAAAGGTCAATGCACTTGAAGGCCATAAAATATCCACGAGCCTAAATATCGTTGAGAAAGCCCATGCCATCATTCCAATTTTGAAGGGTTCAAGGGTAATAGCAGTTGCATTAAAAAGCCCAGAAAAGGCCCATGGGCCTACAGAATCAGTAGAAAGCCCAAGCCGTCATTCCAATTCAGAGACTGTGGTGGAAATCTATGACCCCGGTGACCGGtctaattattttcattttcatgcCAGCTCTCTTCCTCTCATTCactactctctctcttctcttctctctaCAACACACACTCCTATacaaatttcaaattttgcACAGAAGAGAGAGAGACGGCTATTCTCTTCTTCAACCTAAATCAGCTCTTTTTTGATGTCCTCTTCAAATTTATAACTCCGAAAAGGTTAGCCCTAGACTGTTGCAAAAGATAGTGCGAGTTAGGGTTTATTTTCGTTATGGGTAATGATAGAAATGAGAATCTTGCGATTCAGTAGGAGTACTGAAATGTAAATGCTCAGATTTTTGGTTTAGAAGTTCGGagggagagggagagagagtaaGAGAGATGGAAGGTGGGGGAAGGAGGATTTCGGCGAGCCCTAGACCATGCAGTGTTAGGCGGGTTGTGGCGAAGAAAAGGCCCCGAGTTGGAGGTGTAGATGGGTTTGTCAATAGTGTTAAGAAGCTTCAGAGACGAGAAATCAGTTCCAAACGGGACCGTGCTTTCACCATGAGCGATGCCCAAGAGAGATTTCGCAATATTCGTCTACAGGTTATTTTCTTTGCCTATTTTAGTTTTGAATTCTGTTTACTTATTTTAATAGTGTTAAGGCTCTTCATGCTTTctttactattattattgtttgGTTTTTGGTGaaagaaagagggtttggaacttGGGTTTTGTGTTTTTTAGCAAATAAGATGTGAGATCTTCGCTTATGATGAATGAATTGATTGTTAAGTATTAAATCAAACTGTAGGCGTTGTGTCGGTTTCGAACTGTTGCTATTATTTGAAGTAATTATGCTATGCTCTCCACCAAATTTGAGAAATTTTTGTTATGTTTGACATCTCTGTTTCTTTACTGTCAATTGACACACTAAGGAAGTAGATTGTTGAGTTTCTGAATCGTTTAAATGAAAGGCCTTGGTATTAATTCACTCACTTCACTGTGTTCTTGCTTAGTATTCTAGTAGGAGATTAGCAAGGAGACAGTATTCATTACTAGTCTTATTTTCTCATTTATACTTCAATGAaatatttggattttattttatcttttatctttCTAAATTTTTGCCCCTTGCAGTTCAACCGGGAGACCTCCCTGTGTCCCGAaggattttattttttcgagTCTGTGGGGAATGAAATATTAAAACTGGATGCTTGATTTTGTTCTGTCTGAAATTATAGTTTAGTTAGAAGTATTGGTGTTAGTGTATGCATATTGGGTTGTTGTAGTTTTGCAATCAAGTGATTGAATTTGAGCGAACATTTGTGTAGGAAGAATATGATACGCATGATCCGAAGGGTCACTGTTCTATGGTACTGCCTTTTTTAAGGAAGAGGTCCAAGATCATTGAGATTGTAGCAGCTCGTGACATTGTGTTTGCTCTTGCCCAATCTGGTGTTTGTGCAGCTTTTAGTAGAGGTAATAGTTAATAACTTTAATATTTCTGTTCTGATCTTCTATTTGGTATGATGTTAATTAAGATCTTAGGACCGACACTTAATTGATGAATGTGTAAAATGTTTCATCATTGGATGCAGAGACTAATCAGAGGATATGCTTTCTCAATGTCAGTCCTGATGAAGTTATACGCAGCTTGTTTTATAATAAGAACAATGACTCACTTATCACAGTTTCTGTTTATGCTTCAGACAATTTCAGTTCTTTAAAATGTAGAAGCACGAGGATCGAGTAAGTATCGAAAAATGTACATATAAAAAAGGGGAAAAAAGAGAGAATCTACATGCAATCTTGatgatttttttcttctatttcttCCATATTATGCTAAAGACTGGTTTTTTTTGGTATGGATCAGATATATTCGAAGGGGCAAACCAGATGCTGGCTTTGCTCTTTTTGAATCTGAGTCACTAAAATGGCCAGGTTTTGTAGAGTTTGACGATGTAAATGGGAAGGTTCTCACGTATTCTGCACAGGATAGGTAGTTTTTGCTTTGTCAGTATCAAGTTTTCTAATGGTATCTAACACTATTGGCTTCTTATTATTGATATACCTTATACTTTCTTTCTTTAGTATATACAAGGTTTTTGACCTCAAGAACTATACGATGCTGTACTCCATATCCGATAAAAATGTTCAGGAAATAAAGATAAGGTATTCTTTGTTCACTTTCTGAACTATCACAGCTTATGTGCATGTGCATGTGCATGTACATAAGTGTAGCACcattttattttaatggatACCTTTTTTTATCTCTCACCTTGTTCTTTCCTTTTCTTAAACAGTCCTGGGATCATGCTGTTGATTTTAACCAAGGCTAGTGGTCATGTGCCCCTCAAGATTCTTTCTATAGAGGATGGTACAGTTTTAAAATCATTTAATCATCTCCTTCACCGGAATAAGAAGGTGGATTTTATCGAACAGTTCAATGAGAAGCTTCTTGTCAAGCAAGAAAATGAGAACCTCCAGATTCTTGATGTGAGTGTCTTCTTGAAATCTAGccttttttatttgtatttgttTGTTCACTTTTCATTTTTCTTACCGTTGGTTTTTCGATTGTGTAGGTTCGTAATTTTGAGTTAACAGAAGTTAGCAGAACTGAATTTATGACACCGTCAGCTTTTATATTTCTGTATGAGAATCAGTTGTTCTTAACGTTTAGAAATCGACTTGTGGCTGTTTGGAACTTCCGTGGGGAGCTTGTAACTTCATTTGAGGATCACCTTTTGTGGCACCCCGACTGTAATACTAATAACATATACATTACTAGTGATCAAGATCTTATTATATCTTACTGCAAGGCTGATTCTGATGATCCCTTGTCCGAAGGAAGTGGTAATTTGTTTCTGTGACTTATTTTATATTCAACACATTAAGTCAATGAGTTTAGAAGTTCTACAACCCTCTCATAAGGCTGGGGAACTGCACATAGCCTATGTTGtggaataaaattataattggtaTTGATGCTACTGGAATCAATTGGGTGTATTTGTGCTAAGTAATCATGATTATCAGTTGAGTCTGCTATACTTACCGATATCTTGAGGAGTGAATTGGGGGGAATAGATGAAATGACATTATTTGCTCTTTGCTATATAAGAATTTGATTGCATCTCTTCTATATCTTTATTCTAATATGATAGTCTTGTTGGTCTatcaatttcataaaatatagATCATATAATATCTTACACTGCATTTCTATTGCAGCAGGGTCAATCAATATCAGCAATATTCTGACTGGGAAATGCCTTGCTAAAATAAGAGCAAGTAACAGCACCCCATTGGAGAGTGAAGGTTGCTGTAGTGACAAGTGCTGTGTCAGTGGCAGCAGCGGCAACTGCAAATCAAAGAAGCGTACCCAAGCAGCCAGAACTCGGAGCACAGTTGCTGAAGCATTGGAAGATATTACTGCTTTATTCTACGACGAAGAGCGGAATGAGATCTATACAGGCAATAGGCATGGTCTAGTACACGTGTGGTCTAACTAATGGTTTCTACTATCCTTTCTTGTGTTCATTAGATAGATTTATTGATGCTgttttaagtggttgaattgatTGTGTCGACTGTTGATGTAAGCAAGAGTTGGGAATAATTGTATCATTAGATTGTATCATGTCATATAATCCGTTTAACTTAATCCCTTTTGTCTCTTGTCTTGTGCCCTGTATTGGAACTGAAATGCCCTATTATTCATAGAATTGTTTTTCAGAGTGAATATGCCGTACAAATCTTGGCTCTGAAATGAATTCTAATTTGTATCTTAATTTTGTAGGACAGACAAGAACATGTTCTATATCTATTAGGGTTAAGTGAACCCAGGAATCAGGATGATTAAATATTACTGGCAAAAGCATTGAGTTTGATAGTTTCTCTTTCTTCCTTTGGTTActtaatttttacatttttaaatgTTGAAAGGGAGTGTGTGTGAGTGTGACCACTGGGGCACAACCTTTAGAAAACAATGGCTTTTATCTGTCTTGTCATATGAGCAATTCTGTGGAGGACAATCCCTACTCTATTATATGCCTTGTTTTAGGGATACCCAAGGTGATTATTTTCAACTAGATGGACCATGCATACATTCATTCATCGACTTTGATGTGATAATTCTCTTAAGCCTCCTACCAATCTATTTTTGCACTTAAGTTGACATTAACCACTGCTTAACCTGGACTTTCATCCCCATTTCAATTCTCAACTTCTGACTGTTTAGCAATAATAATCCTTTGAAACTTGATCCCAATTTTGTAATTGGGACTCTTTTTGAGAAGAGAATATGAACTACCCCCACAAATTCATTGCAGCCTCACATGGATAGGAAGTTTTATCAGTATTGATGTTGAAGCAAAGGAAAGGAAGCCATCAATGGAATTAAAGCTTTAAGATTTGGCAATCCCCATACTTTGTCCACCTATTAGCTCCTACTACTTGTATAGTAGTCCCCAAATTGATGACATTTTTTTCTTCATGCTAGTTTGCACTTTGGGCTAGCGTAAAAGTGTACCACTACACTGTCAACCGAACCCATTAAAGTGTTATGTGAAAAAAGCACCATAGTGCGTCTATGTATTGTATTATTGTACAGGTGTAAGTAAATACGACCACCcactaattcttttttttttttttaaattttttttggacaatactatttctttctttctttcttgccTTTTTCCTTTTCATTACACatacgattttttgttttttgttgcaTTTAATAATTTGGGGAAAATTAAATTGCTTCGAAAAGGTTTTATGAAGATTAGTAGGCTCCCCTATTATTAATTAGATAAACTTATTGTTTCGTTCGTTGGAACTTTTATAGATAAATTTACTCTGCATtcatttgaaattttatttagagaTTTTTCTAGTTTGACATAATTGCAATTATAGTCTTCGTTAGAGATTTGCCGACCCATTTTTATTTCAATGATTTCCCTTTGAGACACGTTAGGCGGTGctgctatttatttatttagacttcatttatttattaaataaaatttgttgTAGTTATTAAATCATATctctttttttccttaaaatttCTCTAGCTTGTTTTAAGGGAGGAAAATTTATGAAATTCTGTAGTATGGCTTAAAAACAAGAAAGCTGACAAAAAGAAGAGTATTTAAAAACTAATGAAGGGTAGGTTTTAGATcttgaaaattaaaaacaaataaaatatattttttgaaatggtAAAGACTAAAGAGAAAGAGACCAAAACCAAATAGAAAATCAAACAAAGTTtgcaataattttttattttaaaattattagtcTTTTTTAAGTAAAGCGACACGACCATGTGATTTAGgagaataagaaaaaaaaaaaaaaagaacgagCGCAGTTGCTTTCAAAATTACGAataatacaaattttttttttaaaaaattaaatcaataaaaagaaacaaaagctatttatattaatttttttttattttaaaaaataaaaaagagagcGTGAAGACACGCGCACATAGTGCTTGTGTCATAAATGTGATTTGGGAAATTGGTGGTTTGGAATTATAATTTTTgccttatttttatttattattttgaaacgAAAGTTTGGTCTTTTGTTCAAGATTAGCTAAGCAGTAGGTGCCACTAATAGGACTATGCTCTTCTCTTCTTCTATTCTTTTTTCACTCACCGGCTTCTCTTACACTCttcaatcatcatcatcatcactacCGTCGCCCTCCTCcttctcatcatcatcatcatctttttcttGTTTTCTCTTTCACCAGTGATTCTCAGCTCCGGATTTGCTTATTTTTTTCTCTCGCATTGACTTGGGGGAGTAGTAGTTGTCTTAACTGTCCCAGTCTACTTgccgttttttttttccttctggAAGGTAAAAATGGAAGATTTCCCAGTTACTTTCTTTGCATTTGCTCATATGGGTTTTGGGATTTCTTCCCATTTCGTTCtgggttttgtttctttttttgagtttttaaaatttaagaatttttatttGAGGAAAGGAGCGTAGGTAGTAGTGGGAATGTTGGTTTGGTTTTGGTTTTTTTCGATTTGGGTATTTGTTTAATTGAGTTGTTAGCTTGCGTGATTTAGTGTGGCGGTGAATATAATTTTGTGTATAAGTCCTATGTTTTGGCCAAGGTAGGTGCTTTCTTTGTCTAGATCTGACCGAGGATGCCGACATTTTTTGGCGTGGAATCTGAAAGATGCTGCCTGTTATTCGAGTTgcattttagaattttattatattcatattttgtTTGATTGCTTTGCTTTACTGGGTAACTATGTTTTACTTTGTTGAATGGTTTGAGCTTTAAGGGATTCTCACAAGTAGCTTTAGCTACCGTGATTTGCATACACAAGAAGATAACTTAGATGCTAGTGACGGCACTCTTCTTTTATATTAcagaatattttagttttggcAACCTTTACTTTCTGAACTTTTAGGAATATTTTAAGTGAAACACAATCCCAAAGTGGGCTTcactaattttctttttctccttTTCACTCGTTCAGGATTTTCTTGCTTCGGTGGTAAAATGCAGAGTGAAATTGATGGTGGTGTGCCTCTTGACTATGCTGAAATCCATATATTCCCAGCACAGAACAGGTAAATCTTGATTATCTAAGCTCCCACTTCCTTGAATCTAGATGTATGTTTATGAGCTTTCTAGTATCTCAATTGTATTGTTGCTCATTTATTATAagcttttatttaattttaatattattttgggTGTGGGGTGGGTGCATTAGGTATGAAGCAAGTGTTTGCTGTAACGGGAAAACACAAAATTTGGAAACTGGAGTTTTGGAATCACTGTTGCCTCATTTGCCAAAAGTTAAGGAGATTTACTCTAATGGAACCAATGCCTCTGTAAAACTCTTACTACCGGAAAACCTGAATGGTGCAGCATGGTTTACCAAGTCAACTTTAATCAGGTTCTTATTGTTTAAGtgctttcttttctatttttttttagctCTTTTCATGTTTAGTTTTCTGCAGGCATACTTGAGCAGTTCTGTTTCCTGATTGTTTCATGTCTCTTACTTATCAGATTCTTCCAGACTATGAGTTCACCGGGTTTGATCCGGACGACTAGTTCTACGAAAGACGAGATGTCACAATTGGAGGAGGCTAGAAGGTTTCATCTGTCGTTGTATGGCGAGGTGATGCAATGCTTAATCTGGAATATGATATGTTATCAGTTGTCttgttttattacttttttatttccTTCTGTTTAAGaagtcattttatattttcatcAAAACTCTTTTTGGTTATTTACTTACTAGTGTGTATTGTTACTTGACAACAGCCCCAAAATGAGAATGCATCATCAGATAATTCGAAgtatgtcattttttttttttgtaagatttTTCATTTGTGTCTCATTTTAGTTGCAGATCACTAATATAAGGAAGTTTATAATCTCAGGAATGAACTCTTACGAGCTCTGGATTTGAGGTTGATGGCATTAAGAAGTGAATTAGTCACTAGTTTTAGCGAGGCTGCATATTCCATTTGCTCCACCAAAGAAATGAATGATTTAGCCAAATTTTCTGAATGCTTTGGAGGAACAGAATTAAGGTAAGCTGTAGACCAaatgaaaaaagaagaagacatTGATAGCTTAATTAACTCAGTATTCAGTATCTTAATTACTTGTGTATGTAAATAGATTCATATGTGTGTGTTGACTTATGTATTTACAAAAAGGCAAATGGGCATATGGGCTATTGCAGGAATTCTTTGCACAAGTTTTTAGAGCTGAACCAGGAGGGCAATACTGATCTCCAAAATGATGTCAAGAGCTCGCTGACGCCAAAATCAAGGAATCACGATGTAAATGAGACACAGGAAAATGTTCAGGTATCAAAAGCAGTGCATTCAGATAGACCAGTAAAGTTTGGAGTTTCGCCTGCAAAAGCTGCTCAGGTTGAGCGACAGAGTTCGTCGGGAAGTGAGGAATCTTCTGAATCAAGTGATGAAGACAGAAGATCTGCTGAAAGAAGTCGAACTATGATAAGATCAGCGTCACCCAGAAGGTCAGCATCTCCAATGCGGAGGGTACAAATAGGAAGAGGAGGATCACGCAGGGCAGCTGCATTGACCATTAAGAGCCTCGGCTTTTTCCCAGCAAGGGATAAGAGTTTCCCGTACAGAGATGCATCTGGAAATAGTAGCGAAGAGGAAAGATTTGAGCAACCAAATAGGAAGCCTGAGAATCATGTTCGGATGTCTGTTCAAGATGCCATCCATCTTTTTGAAAGCAAGCAAAGGGATCAAACTGGTGATGGTCAAATGAGGAAGTCATTATCAAATATATCTATAAATGCAAGTAAAGCTGTATTgagaagatggagttcaggtaTGGGGGAAACTTCCGCCCCATGCGAACCAGAACCTGAAGACTTTGTGCCTAATGATGCGGAAAATGAAGAGAATGAAGAGAATCAGAAGTATTCAACAGACATGAAATCAGAATCAGAAACTGTACCTACAGGTCAGGAGACCGTGAAAACCCCCGAAGTTCACACGAACTTAGAACAATTTGATAAGAGTTTGTCTGACCCAACATATAATGAAGCAGATACTAGTATCACTGAGGAAGAGAGTCTCAGAAAGTCAACAGCAACAACTGAATGGAATAGACTAAAGGAGGCTGAGTTGAATCAGATGCTGATGCAAATGATGGAAACAAAGCCTGGGAGACAAGCAAAGACGCAAACTAGCAGAAAACAAAGCCTTCCTTCTGGGCAAAGAGGTGGATTTTATGATCATTACAAGGAGAAGAGGGATGAAAAGCTCAGAGGAGAGAATTCTAGGATTAAAGCAGAGAAAGAAGCCCAATTTAAAGCAATGCAGAAAATTCTTGATGAGAGAAAATCTGAAATGGCCTCCAAAAATGTAAAAGATGTTGATAAAAAGCCTGTTGTGCGCAAGTCTCAAAAATCAGTAAGAAGTTTGCCTCAGCCTGCAAATCCCAAAAaggaaattaaaaaagaaatatcaAAGGTACCTTCTGCAAAGAAGACTTTGCCAAAAACCTCACCTGTGCCTGCTACACGCAAGTCATGGCCATCAACACCGCCAGCAAGAGCTGTAGGGACATCACCAGCTAAAACTCCTGTTGGGAACCCCTCTGCTGGCACTACTCCAACACGTCGAAAAACACAGCAACAATCGTCACTTCCTCGG is a window from the Cannabis sativa cultivar Pink pepper isolate KNU-18-1 chromosome 1, ASM2916894v1, whole genome shotgun sequence genome containing:
- the LOC115704967 gene encoding uncharacterized protein LOC115704967 isoform X1 → MEGGGRRISASPRPCSVRRVVAKKRPRVGGVDGFVNSVKKLQRREISSKRDRAFTMSDAQERFRNIRLQEEYDTHDPKGHCSMVLPFLRKRSKIIEIVAARDIVFALAQSGVCAAFSRETNQRICFLNVSPDEVIRSLFYNKNNDSLITVSVYASDNFSSLKCRSTRIEYIRRGKPDAGFALFESESLKWPGFVEFDDVNGKVLTYSAQDSIYKVFDLKNYTMLYSISDKNVQEIKISPGIMLLILTKASGHVPLKILSIEDGTVLKSFNHLLHRNKKVDFIEQFNEKLLVKQENENLQILDVRNFELTEVSRTEFMTPSAFIFLYENQLFLTFRNRLVAVWNFRGELVTSFEDHLLWHPDCNTNNIYITSDQDLIISYCKADSDDPLSEGSAGSINISNILTGKCLAKIRASNSTPLESEGCCSDKCCVSGSSGNCKSKKRTQAARTRSTVAEALEDITALFYDEERNEIYTGNRHGLVHVWSN
- the LOC115704967 gene encoding uncharacterized protein LOC115704967 isoform X2; the protein is MEGGGRRISASPRPCSVRRVVAKKRPRVGGVDGFVNSVKKLQRREISSKRDRAFTMSDAQERFRNIRLQEEYDTHDPKGHCSMVLPFLRKRSKIIEIVAARDIVFALAQSGVCAAFSRETNQRICFLNVSPDEVIRSLFYNKNNDSLITVSVYASDNFSSLKCRSTRIEYIRRGKPDAGFALFESESLKWPGFVEFDDVNGKVLTYSAQDSIYKVFDLKNYTMLYSISDKNVQEIKISPGIMLLILTKASGHVPLKILSIEDGTVLKSFNHLLHRNKKVDFIEQFNEKLLVKQENENLQILDVRNFELTEVSRTEFMTPSAFIFLYENQLFLTFRNRLVAVWNFRGELVTSFEDHLLWHPDCNTNNIYITSDQDLIISYCKADSDDPLSEGSGSINISNILTGKCLAKIRASNSTPLESEGCCSDKCCVSGSSGNCKSKKRTQAARTRSTVAEALEDITALFYDEERNEIYTGNRHGLVHVWSN
- the LOC115704964 gene encoding uncharacterized protein LOC115704964 isoform X1, translating into MQSEIDGGVPLDYAEIHIFPAQNRYEASVCCNGKTQNLETGVLESLLPHLPKVKEIYSNGTNASVKLLLPENLNGAAWFTKSTLIRFFQTMSSPGLIRTTSSTKDEMSQLEEARRFHLSLYGEPQNENASSDNSKNELLRALDLRLMALRSELVTSFSEAAYSICSTKEMNDLAKFSECFGGTELRNSLHKFLELNQEGNTDLQNDVKSSLTPKSRNHDVNETQENVQVSKAVHSDRPVKFGVSPAKAAQVERQSSSGSEESSESSDEDRRSAERSRTMIRSASPRRSASPMRRVQIGRGGSRRAAALTIKSLGFFPARDKSFPYRDASGNSSEEERFEQPNRKPENHVRMSVQDAIHLFESKQRDQTGDGQMRKSLSNISINASKAVLRRWSSGMGETSAPCEPEPEDFVPNDAENEENEENQKYSTDMKSESETVPTGQETVKTPEVHTNLEQFDKSLSDPTYNEADTSITEEESLRKSTATTEWNRLKEAELNQMLMQMMETKPGRQAKTQTSRKQSLPSGQRGGFYDHYKEKRDEKLRGENSRIKAEKEAQFKAMQKILDERKSEMASKNVKDVDKKPVVRKSQKSVRSLPQPANPKKEIKKEISKVPSAKKTLPKTSPVPATRKSWPSTPPARAVGTSPAKTPVGNPSAGTTPTRRKTQQQSSLPRPSSKVERPQQPQRRESLTNSGKGLKNVKAVNEKQQQAPKKTSKPTKTKVVTPSEDCSDVITAKPGLYSRVTKKGTVVPVETKPFLRKGSRTAPGVSATVNKTKSSPQSEEMLRNSENIVEKQEAEVVADVSETVSQHQEEDVMVVVHQDAAMDSEALENSWHECNNGAENFDSVPAECNDALPKNVTDSTETQAEVEAIISPSAWVEIEEHQAMPPCDDRPCQPTSTVAAPIGSTSPRVRHSLSQMLQEESNEPDIIEWGNAENPPAIIYQKDAPKGLKRLLKFARKSKGDANISGWSSPSVFSEGEDDADNLTRKASLNAKNNYGQQRTSLGDGYDAREVYSAQSNISKVNTRSSLNKLQEDSTGVSTTKAARSFFSLSAFRGGAK
- the LOC115704964 gene encoding uncharacterized protein LOC115704964 isoform X2 — its product is MQSEIDGGVPLDYAEIHIFPAQNRYEASVCCNGKTQNLETGVLESLLPHLPKVKEIYSNGTNASVKLLLPENLNGAAWFTKSTLIRFFQTMSSPGLIRTTSSTKDEMSQLEEARRFHLSLYGEPQNENASSDNSKNELLRALDLRLMALRSELVTSFSEAAYSICSTKEMNDLAKFSECFGGTELRNSLHKFLELNQEGNTDLQNDVKSSLTPKSRNHDVNETQENVQVSKAVHSDRPVKFGVSPAKAAQVERQSSSGSEESSESSDEDRRSAERSRTMIRSASPRRSASPMRRVQIGRGGSRRAAALTIKSLGFFPARDKSFPYRDASGNSSEEERFEQPNRKPENHVRMSVQDAIHLFESKQRDQTGDGQMRKSLSNISINASKAVLRRWSSGMGETSAPCEPEPEDFVPNDAENEENEENQKYSTDMKSESETVPTGQETVKTPEVHTNLEQFDKSLSDPTYNEADTSITEEESLRKSTATTEWNRLKEAELNQMLMQMMETKPGRQAKTQTSRKQSLPSGQRGGFYDHYKEKRDEKLRGENSRIKAEKEAQFKAMQKILDERKSEMASKNVKDVDKKPVVRKSQKSVRSLPQPANPKKEIKKEISKVPSAKKTLPKTSPVPATRKSWPSTPPARAVGTSPAKTPVGNPSAGTTPTRRKTQQQSSLPRPSSKVERPQQPQRRESLTNSGKGLKNVKAVNEKQQQAPKKTSKPTKTKVVTPSEDCSDVITAKPGLYSRVTKKGTVVPVETKPFLRKGSRTAPGVSATVNKTKSSPQSEEMLRNSENIVEKQEAEVVADVSETVSQHQEEDVMVVVHQDAAMDSEALENSWHECNNGAENFDSVPAECNDALPKNVTDSTETQAEVEAIISPSAWVEIEEHQAMPPCDDRPCQPTSTVAAPIGSTSPRVRHSLSQMLQEESNEPDIIEWGNAENPPAIIYQKDAPKGLKRLLKFARKSKGDANISGWSSPSVFSEGEDDADNLTRKASLNAKNNYGQQRTSLGDGYDAREVYSAQSNISKVNTRSSLNKLQEDSTGVSTTKARSFFSLSAFRGGAK